One genomic segment of Cerasicoccus sp. TK19100 includes these proteins:
- a CDS encoding autotransporter outer membrane beta-barrel domain-containing protein, producing MKGITLLLTSSIITSALPSLWADVTPAYQLDLSGSAGSDGSYGSTDDPGTSGTSGTNGGDATFKTSEIQSELPQNLPITIISDGGVGGNGNRDAKDGSGGNGGNLDITIDTALDQEIVLRPAVTLSASGGDTGGGNFSDGYAMENITPITTVGGNGGYLALTIAENGSLQFAGPLTAGISMQADGGDGGHGASKNSHFWEDNDYPGTGDIGGNGGDAHLTINGSLTGENLSPSVTGVTISASGGDGGNGGDDTAEGTGVAGDSAPAGSGGKVTVDIGKKAIVKLSSDGVPAIIAQANGGSAGSAGSGETGTWGSAGGNGGSVSFTNSGHISTDGDVAPTVTLESIGGDGGDGSGGSSNDYGGIGGNGGDITFTNEGSISTTGDHSFGVVLQSVGGTGGSGGDGIFHGGDGGQSAKAGTVTITGSTTGITGSISTQGDNAIGIIAQSIGGGNASGALQVANNAAQDSGSGASGGSPSGWFFSQGGDGGTGGDGSKVSIQNNNAITTGGSNAPAILAQSLGGGGGQGGDDQTSGIIVTVGDAGSGSQGGKGGDVTISDVINADKKQFYQAPIVTSGVSSSGIEAFSIGGSGGMGGAASTNDYTLGLGVNIGKGGAGGDGNNAGSVTIDYHSDITTESSDSSGIVAVSIGGGGGKGGQASALSSVLSLPDVPSASATIGIGGDGGGGASGGKVQVDTHGMIVTNGMQSRGIYASSIGGGGGMGGNALTQTNTYGGGKQANVGVSIGGNGGDGGTGGEVDAHVHTDSVIITNGFASDGIHAVSVGGGGGDGGTGSSSTTTPSIKLEFAGDIQYLSLSNSTNIDTNISIGGSGGSGNHGGKVNATNDGTIITGASDSRGILAYSIGGGGGAGASGASSSAQNINIGFNIGGSGGSGSHGDAVTVSNTKNANIITNGDGSHGIHALSVGGGGGVGGTQTADADFEELHEFVQDKIEGYVGEKFGFGKDISKIKDLLNNKLKDSAPGVADDLKDYLNSEDDEEGDDGMPSMSFNVGIGGSGGAGGDGGTVTVTNEGNIETFGDAAFGIFAHSIGGGGGAGGIAGQDGTTFEKDLSAADPFDNNFGVGGTDGAQGDGAAVTVTHAGEITTHGHSSFGILAQSIGGGGGVAVFSTTDSTFGLDISGQLGSAGTNGSHSQSDIVTVNVNKSSSIETYGSESHGVVAQSIGGGGGLFLVNPSDSDGSSGVATDPNFVTQIETILTDNGVDLNDLKNDYINSLNNATGTIALQLGSDWSNNGDGGDLIINHDGAITTHGDNAFGILAQSIGGGGGLGSDGVGTNTQQTVTGYFGAGYGNAGYLTINLGNRASIQTSGKGAVGIFAQAIGGGGGYTGAFEGAVDSLREFLAAAPEGGSSGNASTGNLSIVMADENAHSVQIKTTGDYAHGIYTQNLANGGGAVGSAGGITIHDFNGHSYRGSNTQGGSTGNTIIDLVGTISATGYQAVGIFAQNGILASEGTVFSDFSDSYGSIELTHKGSITGGDGHDAAGIWLDGGNDSNSINYSHGTLSAKSGTAISLSNTGQTTINNNLLGVIIGNIRTNDSSSAITFNNNQHASYQPGDSIDLNGGVFNNAGIFDIAGPGVIGKSTLNGSFTQTQTGVWNLDLNGRTSENDMLTVSGGSTSLAQGKIKPNFVKDGLPTDLSTLNGSEFTILKSGLLEDINTEGIQITQSSMVNFSIVQDNGILSDVRLKANVDPHKALKDLGDSRPNVGASANYLNALINTSGAHSTQASTGETGEHITHLLNINSSGEYQKALQDLSPEVHTATQASAAHSASSFQKSLHSIPVFVGDTAQLSEASGAYARTTYTNLEHSNSQQISGYDQDDTVFHFGGQQELHDRWYLGGGLNFTSRNVTATNVPSSGNGDYYAGGAVVKKILDENWLLSGSMGFTYGEMDYSRVVNSGGTLRTATSTQKNYIYSGRLRGAYNFDMGMWYIRPGSNIDLMHMNIPAYTESGGGALNMHFNESNLTQVGLNPEVEIGGRINIDDSVLRPYGRFGAEWWSNSNHTITSRLASTPAGSPTLTTSYEGDDWVGNVEIGIDLIKADAAEFRLQYNLDFGQNFLANSVSFRAGLLF from the coding sequence ATGAAGGGAATAACTCTACTGTTAACTTCCAGCATCATCACAAGTGCTTTGCCATCGCTATGGGCTGACGTCACCCCCGCTTATCAACTGGACCTCTCCGGTTCCGCAGGCAGCGATGGCTCTTACGGAAGCACCGATGATCCTGGCACTTCGGGAACTAGCGGCACAAATGGAGGTGACGCGACATTCAAAACGAGCGAAATCCAGTCAGAACTGCCCCAAAACTTGCCTATCACGATCATTAGCGACGGGGGCGTTGGTGGAAATGGTAATCGTGACGCCAAGGATGGCAGCGGTGGCAACGGCGGCAACTTGGATATCACCATCGACACTGCCCTCGATCAAGAAATCGTGCTACGACCGGCAGTGACGCTCTCTGCATCCGGTGGCGACACCGGAGGCGGTAATTTCTCGGATGGTTACGCCATGGAAAACATTACCCCCATAACCACCGTCGGTGGCAATGGCGGCTACCTGGCTTTAACCATCGCGGAAAATGGCAGTCTTCAGTTTGCTGGCCCCCTCACCGCGGGCATTTCGATGCAAGCTGACGGCGGCGATGGCGGCCATGGCGCCAGCAAAAACAGCCACTTCTGGGAGGACAATGACTACCCTGGCACCGGCGATATCGGCGGCAATGGAGGCGACGCCCACCTGACCATCAATGGCTCACTAACCGGAGAAAACCTTTCCCCCAGCGTCACCGGCGTCACCATATCCGCCAGCGGTGGCGATGGAGGCAATGGTGGCGATGACACGGCCGAAGGAACGGGAGTCGCCGGTGACTCCGCCCCTGCTGGAAGTGGCGGCAAAGTGACCGTGGACATCGGCAAAAAGGCGATCGTAAAACTTTCAAGCGACGGTGTCCCAGCGATCATCGCTCAAGCCAATGGCGGCAGTGCCGGCAGTGCCGGCAGCGGCGAAACGGGCACTTGGGGCAGCGCAGGCGGCAACGGCGGCAGCGTTAGCTTCACCAATTCCGGCCATATTTCTACTGACGGAGATGTAGCGCCAACCGTAACCTTAGAGTCAATTGGCGGCGACGGAGGTGACGGTTCCGGGGGAAGCTCTAACGATTACGGCGGCATAGGCGGTAACGGCGGCGACATCACCTTCACCAATGAAGGTAGCATCTCAACCACGGGCGACCACTCATTTGGCGTTGTATTGCAAAGCGTAGGCGGCACGGGCGGAAGCGGTGGCGACGGCATTTTCCATGGTGGCGATGGTGGTCAATCCGCCAAAGCGGGGACGGTAACCATTACTGGCTCAACCACAGGCATCACCGGATCCATTTCGACTCAAGGCGACAACGCCATCGGCATCATTGCCCAGAGCATCGGTGGGGGCAACGCATCAGGCGCGCTCCAAGTGGCGAATAATGCAGCTCAGGACAGTGGTTCCGGCGCATCAGGGGGAAGCCCCAGCGGTTGGTTCTTCAGCCAAGGTGGAGACGGCGGCACGGGTGGCGATGGCTCAAAAGTATCCATTCAAAATAACAACGCAATCACCACTGGCGGCTCCAACGCTCCAGCGATTCTGGCGCAGAGTCTCGGCGGCGGCGGCGGGCAAGGAGGCGACGACCAAACATCGGGCATCATCGTTACCGTTGGCGATGCCGGTAGCGGTTCCCAGGGAGGAAAAGGCGGTGATGTCACTATTTCTGATGTGATCAACGCGGATAAAAAACAATTTTACCAAGCCCCTATCGTAACGTCTGGCGTATCCTCCTCCGGCATCGAGGCCTTCAGCATCGGCGGTTCGGGAGGCATGGGCGGTGCGGCTTCGACCAATGACTACACCCTCGGACTCGGAGTCAACATCGGTAAAGGCGGTGCCGGCGGTGATGGCAACAATGCCGGATCCGTGACCATCGACTACCACTCCGACATCACCACCGAGAGCTCGGACTCCAGCGGCATCGTCGCTGTGAGTATTGGTGGGGGCGGCGGCAAAGGCGGCCAGGCCTCTGCCCTCTCTTCGGTGCTAAGCCTGCCAGATGTGCCTTCAGCCAGCGCCACGATTGGCATTGGCGGCGACGGCGGCGGCGGCGCAAGCGGCGGCAAAGTCCAGGTCGACACCCACGGCATGATTGTCACCAATGGCATGCAATCACGCGGCATTTACGCGAGCAGCATCGGCGGCGGTGGCGGCATGGGCGGCAACGCCCTCACTCAGACAAACACCTACGGCGGCGGCAAGCAGGCAAACGTGGGCGTATCCATTGGAGGTAACGGTGGCGATGGCGGCACCGGAGGTGAAGTGGATGCCCACGTCCACACGGACAGTGTCATCATTACCAATGGCTTTGCCTCTGATGGCATTCATGCCGTCAGCGTTGGCGGCGGTGGTGGCGATGGCGGCACCGGCTCCAGCTCGACCACCACGCCCAGCATCAAGCTCGAGTTTGCGGGAGACATCCAATATCTCTCCCTGTCCAATAGCACCAATATCGACACCAATATCTCGATTGGTGGCTCGGGCGGCAGCGGGAACCACGGTGGTAAGGTCAACGCCACCAATGACGGTACGATCATCACCGGTGCCAGCGACTCCCGCGGCATTTTGGCTTACAGTATCGGCGGTGGTGGTGGCGCAGGCGCTTCCGGGGCCAGCTCCAGTGCGCAGAACATCAATATCGGATTCAATATCGGCGGCTCCGGCGGCAGTGGCTCTCATGGCGATGCAGTCACCGTCAGCAACACCAAAAACGCCAACATCATTACCAATGGAGATGGCTCACACGGCATTCACGCGCTATCAGTGGGCGGTGGTGGAGGCGTCGGCGGAACCCAAACGGCGGACGCTGACTTCGAAGAACTCCATGAATTCGTGCAAGATAAAATCGAAGGTTACGTGGGCGAAAAGTTCGGCTTCGGCAAAGACATTTCCAAGATCAAGGACTTACTGAACAACAAGCTCAAAGACAGCGCGCCCGGTGTCGCCGACGACTTGAAAGACTACCTGAACAGTGAGGATGACGAGGAAGGCGACGATGGCATGCCCTCCATGAGCTTCAATGTTGGCATCGGCGGCTCTGGCGGCGCGGGTGGCGATGGCGGAACCGTCACCGTGACCAACGAGGGGAATATTGAAACCTTTGGTGATGCAGCCTTCGGTATTTTTGCCCACTCAATTGGCGGTGGTGGTGGCGCAGGCGGCATCGCTGGCCAAGATGGCACCACCTTCGAAAAAGACCTGTCGGCAGCGGACCCGTTTGACAACAACTTCGGCGTTGGCGGCACAGATGGAGCCCAAGGCGATGGTGCCGCAGTGACAGTTACCCACGCTGGTGAGATCACCACTCACGGACATTCTTCATTCGGCATCCTTGCTCAAAGCATCGGCGGCGGCGGCGGCGTGGCGGTCTTCTCCACAACCGACAGCACCTTCGGCTTGGATATATCTGGCCAGCTCGGCAGCGCAGGTACCAATGGCAGCCATTCCCAGAGCGACATAGTCACGGTCAACGTGAATAAGAGCAGCTCCATCGAAACCTACGGCTCCGAGTCTCATGGCGTCGTAGCACAATCGATTGGCGGCGGTGGCGGCCTTTTCCTAGTGAATCCATCGGATAGCGACGGCAGTAGTGGCGTCGCGACAGACCCCAATTTCGTAACGCAAATCGAGACGATTCTGACAGACAATGGCGTTGATTTAAATGACTTAAAGAATGACTACATCAACAGCCTCAACAACGCGACGGGGACGATCGCTCTGCAGCTTGGCAGTGATTGGAGCAACAACGGCGATGGTGGCGATCTGATCATCAACCACGATGGAGCCATTACAACGCACGGCGATAACGCTTTCGGCATTCTTGCGCAAAGCATCGGCGGCGGTGGTGGCCTTGGCTCCGATGGCGTAGGCACGAACACCCAGCAAACCGTGACCGGATACTTCGGCGCGGGCTACGGCAATGCAGGCTACCTTACGATAAACCTCGGCAACCGCGCTTCGATTCAAACCAGCGGCAAAGGTGCCGTAGGCATTTTCGCACAAGCAATTGGTGGTGGCGGTGGCTATACTGGAGCCTTTGAGGGTGCCGTTGACTCGCTCCGAGAATTCCTCGCAGCAGCGCCGGAAGGTGGTTCCAGCGGCAACGCAAGCACCGGCAACCTTTCCATCGTGATGGCGGATGAAAACGCCCACTCGGTTCAGATAAAGACCACCGGCGATTATGCCCACGGTATCTACACACAGAATCTGGCCAATGGCGGTGGCGCAGTTGGCTCGGCAGGCGGCATTACCATCCACGATTTCAACGGCCACTCGTACCGTGGCAGCAATACGCAAGGAGGCTCTACTGGCAATACCATCATCGATCTGGTGGGCACCATTTCCGCAACCGGATATCAAGCTGTCGGCATTTTTGCACAGAATGGTATCCTGGCCAGCGAAGGCACCGTGTTCTCCGACTTTAGTGACTCTTACGGAAGCATCGAGTTGACTCACAAGGGTTCCATCACGGGCGGCGATGGCCACGACGCGGCTGGCATCTGGCTCGATGGCGGCAATGACAGCAACAGCATCAACTACTCCCATGGCACACTCAGCGCCAAATCCGGCACCGCCATCAGCCTCAGCAACACCGGACAGACTACCATCAATAATAACCTCCTCGGCGTTATCATTGGCAACATCCGCACCAACGACAGCAGCTCTGCGATTACCTTTAACAACAACCAACACGCATCCTACCAGCCGGGAGATTCCATTGATCTCAATGGTGGAGTGTTCAATAATGCTGGCATTTTCGATATCGCTGGCCCGGGTGTCATCGGCAAGAGCACACTCAATGGTAGCTTTACTCAAACGCAGACCGGCGTGTGGAACCTGGACCTCAATGGCCGCACTTCTGAGAACGACATGTTAACCGTGTCCGGTGGCAGCACTTCACTAGCGCAGGGTAAGATCAAGCCCAACTTCGTCAAAGACGGCTTGCCCACCGATTTGAGCACGCTGAACGGCTCGGAATTTACCATCCTCAAGAGCGGCCTATTGGAGGACATCAACACTGAAGGCATTCAGATAACCCAGAGTTCCATGGTGAATTTTAGCATCGTGCAAGACAACGGGATCTTAAGCGACGTTCGCCTGAAGGCCAACGTGGATCCGCACAAGGCGCTAAAAGACCTTGGCGATTCTCGCCCCAATGTCGGCGCATCGGCCAACTATCTGAATGCGCTCATCAACACCTCTGGTGCACACAGCACGCAGGCCAGCACTGGCGAAACCGGCGAGCACATCACGCATTTGCTGAACATCAATTCGTCCGGCGAATACCAAAAGGCGCTGCAAGATCTGTCTCCGGAAGTCCATACCGCCACGCAGGCCAGTGCCGCACACAGTGCCAGTAGCTTCCAAAAGAGCCTGCACTCGATCCCGGTCTTCGTGGGCGACACGGCTCAGCTTTCCGAAGCCAGCGGTGCTTATGCGCGGACCACTTATACAAACCTCGAGCATAGCAACAGCCAACAGATTTCCGGCTACGACCAGGACGACACCGTGTTCCACTTTGGCGGCCAGCAGGAGCTGCACGATCGTTGGTATCTCGGCGGCGGCCTCAACTTCACCAGCCGCAATGTTACGGCCACCAACGTTCCATCATCCGGCAACGGTGACTACTACGCCGGTGGTGCCGTGGTGAAGAAAATCCTCGATGAGAATTGGCTGCTGTCCGGCTCCATGGGCTTCACCTACGGAGAGATGGATTATTCCCGTGTCGTTAATTCCGGAGGCACGCTCCGCACTGCCACCTCTACGCAAAAGAACTACATTTACTCGGGACGACTCCGCGGTGCCTATAATTTCGATATGGGCATGTGGTATATCCGCCCCGGCTCCAATATCGATCTGATGCACATGAACATCCCCGCCTACACTGAATCCGGTGGTGGCGCGCTGAACATGCACTTCAACGAGAGCAACCTGACGCAGGTAGGCCTGAATCCCGAAGTGGAAATCGGCGGACGTATCAACATCGACGATTCGGTGCTGCGCCCCTATGGCCGGTTTGGTGCTGAATGGTGGTCGAACTCCAATCACACCATCACTTCTCGCCTGGCCTCCACGCCAGCCGGAAGCCCTACCCTCACGACTTCCTACGAGGGCGATGACTGGGTCGGCAATGTGGAGATCGGCATCGACCTGATTAAAGCCGATGCCGCCGAGTTCCGCCTACAATACAACCTGGACTTTGGCCAGAACTTCCTCGCGAATTCCGTCTCCTTCCGCGCTGGCTTGCTGTTCTAA
- a CDS encoding SdrD B-like domain-containing protein, protein MIRFLSVIMLAALAMVGTTTRLSADELEIIMVEIEAAPTDDITFGPITVTVDDLTFTEDSGVYSASGTSTISVEDESFVVAFADDGLVIEDDSGSWSLVSLEASVSSDFTMLGLDISIDEDNPLTFFYDSDSGDFSIYGDASLSISTGSDTDSVDFSLGDSDSPGLVINDEGLESFDFGISDSITLADLEIATTGDYLGVSYNFDDDTFEIYGGLSVTFDDQTLSITAGDSSDPGLVMVTNNSNHLELDSLDATVSADFTLYDMEINLGDDGLTFVYNSDDDLYEVYGDIDITVDDQELDCTLGDSDTPGLEIKKGALKSLSIGVATDISIGGFEFILPDDDPLTITYSDSTFTVSGEVELDTLWDVSVTLGDSDTPGLIISGNSWEIDDISIEIDSIDVGFAQVQEVKVSFSESHSDVSVDIELDLYISELGGTLDTEVSVNDGEISEIYVDYEVTGTSEGIEILDTGIDVAKLSVTLENLDQPADLILMGTIGLEFGGQFSLDGETVTLIYIEGEVTISSTGFTMTDAVYVGAYEDDDEWKSVISTGIASMDIDWANGIYFMMGVLELPSDYGILLSSSLFIDDEYIVSASKAEVRVPSSIPLIGGDNLGEVDVDVLIDFNDTSSSFAAGWTKISFIFFSEELGIKYKFHNSDISLIDSGDISDIKDEISDIESSSLFASSFLFATTTDYTEQVYTFEVPEEAKGFALSMDWGLYDLTDTDADPTTVEEMNVIITGPVSISGATIETPLVLHEQAFDSDTGTYSYSADVTNMDDGPVLTLADSSGGLFTSEGYLFTEDGEIQQYELAGGTYTLTLTYPSSYDTTDAQVQFDTPSVRTYYDYDKPTIAIDSLTIDSTNSQTVNSDTYLISGKTLPINLEYFSTSEFSDDATISIFVDTDSEDYDGTVIESQLSYDGDGSGGTISRSVDWTIENIGEDQTDEYYMYALIDNGHQQITYSHYYGPFKVSPSIYGNVYDSIQGDVLEGFRVYLDVNGDLDYDAGVDLAAITNSNGNYIFDNVPEGEATVGVVIPYGYESNTSSLDLITTTYVDGDSIEVDFDINLLDSISGYVYEDTNEDGIFDDDEVGVSGVTLYLDENGNGSYDKGVDLEVVTNADGFWRFYNVDIDSSYTIYILAYPSQLSSTDDAFLVVETDTETIPDDDAKAYNEFSGNDIGVYSGATEEVGDQDYMAYILTYYPEGDDESISSTADPDNDSLTNKIEQLLGTDPNSYNGTPTPGVDYGEADSTDVVLVSFTQVSSNRYIVQLSNDLETWETVESFRATSTEPVVLEIESDLASESVFVRLKIQD, encoded by the coding sequence ATGATACGTTTCCTCTCTGTTATTATGCTCGCCGCCTTGGCGATGGTTGGCACAACGACGCGCTTGTCTGCGGACGAGCTAGAAATCATCATGGTCGAGATCGAGGCCGCTCCCACTGACGACATCACCTTTGGGCCGATTACTGTGACGGTGGACGACCTGACCTTCACTGAAGACTCCGGTGTTTACTCGGCCAGCGGCACGTCGACGATTTCGGTGGAAGACGAGTCTTTCGTGGTCGCTTTTGCCGACGACGGGCTTGTTATCGAGGACGACTCCGGCTCGTGGTCGCTGGTTTCGCTGGAGGCCTCGGTCTCGTCGGACTTCACCATGCTGGGGCTGGACATCAGCATCGACGAAGACAACCCACTGACTTTTTTCTATGATTCGGACTCGGGCGACTTCAGTATTTACGGTGACGCAAGTCTCTCGATCAGCACCGGCTCCGACACGGACTCGGTGGATTTCTCACTTGGCGATTCGGACTCACCGGGGCTTGTGATCAACGATGAGGGACTGGAGAGCTTTGACTTCGGCATCTCGGACTCCATCACGCTGGCGGACTTGGAAATTGCCACGACGGGCGACTACCTCGGCGTGAGCTACAACTTCGACGATGACACGTTTGAAATCTATGGTGGCCTGAGCGTGACCTTCGATGACCAGACGCTGAGTATCACCGCGGGCGACTCCTCAGACCCCGGGCTGGTGATGGTGACGAATAACAGCAACCACCTAGAGCTCGATTCACTCGACGCCACGGTCTCGGCCGACTTCACGCTTTACGATATGGAGATCAATCTCGGCGATGACGGCCTGACCTTCGTTTATAATTCCGACGACGACCTTTACGAAGTCTATGGCGATATCGACATCACCGTGGATGACCAGGAGCTAGATTGCACGTTGGGCGACTCCGACACGCCCGGCTTGGAAATTAAAAAGGGCGCCCTCAAATCGCTGAGCATCGGCGTTGCGACAGATATTTCCATTGGGGGCTTTGAATTCATTCTGCCGGATGATGACCCGCTGACCATCACTTACTCGGACTCGACTTTCACCGTCTCGGGCGAGGTGGAGCTCGATACGCTTTGGGACGTCTCCGTGACTTTGGGGGACAGCGATACGCCGGGCCTGATCATCAGTGGTAACTCCTGGGAAATTGACGACATCTCCATTGAGATCGATAGCATCGATGTCGGCTTCGCTCAGGTGCAGGAGGTCAAAGTTTCTTTCAGTGAGAGCCATAGTGATGTCTCGGTGGATATCGAGCTGGACCTCTACATTTCGGAGCTTGGCGGCACGTTGGACACGGAGGTTAGCGTGAACGATGGCGAGATTTCGGAGATCTATGTGGATTACGAAGTCACGGGCACGTCGGAAGGTATCGAGATCCTCGATACCGGCATCGATGTGGCCAAGCTTAGCGTGACGCTGGAGAACCTCGATCAGCCAGCGGACCTTATTTTGATGGGCACGATCGGCTTGGAGTTCGGTGGACAATTCAGCCTCGATGGTGAAACGGTGACGCTCATCTACATTGAAGGCGAAGTTACGATCAGCAGTACCGGATTCACCATGACGGACGCGGTTTACGTTGGTGCCTACGAGGATGACGACGAATGGAAGTCCGTCATTTCTACTGGCATTGCTTCAATGGATATCGATTGGGCTAATGGCATTTACTTCATGATGGGCGTTCTGGAGCTTCCCAGCGATTACGGCATTTTGCTATCCTCCTCACTGTTTATTGACGACGAATACATCGTTTCCGCCTCGAAGGCCGAGGTGCGGGTGCCGAGTTCTATCCCGCTCATTGGCGGAGACAATTTGGGTGAGGTCGATGTGGATGTACTCATCGACTTTAACGACACCTCCAGCAGCTTTGCCGCCGGTTGGACGAAGATCAGCTTTATCTTCTTCTCTGAGGAATTGGGCATCAAATACAAGTTCCACAACAGCGACATCAGCTTGATCGATAGTGGTGATATATCCGACATTAAGGACGAAATCAGCGATATCGAAAGCTCGTCACTTTTCGCCAGCTCGTTCCTCTTTGCCACGACTACGGATTACACCGAGCAGGTTTACACCTTCGAGGTGCCGGAAGAGGCCAAAGGGTTTGCGCTCTCGATGGACTGGGGGTTGTATGATCTTACCGACACCGACGCCGACCCGACGACAGTGGAAGAAATGAACGTCATCATCACCGGGCCGGTTAGCATCAGCGGTGCCACGATTGAAACGCCGCTCGTCCTACATGAGCAGGCCTTCGACAGCGACACGGGCACCTACTCCTACAGCGCTGACGTGACCAATATGGACGACGGTCCGGTGCTGACTTTGGCGGATAGCAGCGGCGGCTTGTTCACCTCGGAGGGGTATCTCTTCACTGAAGACGGCGAGATTCAGCAATACGAATTGGCCGGCGGCACTTATACGCTCACGCTTACCTATCCGTCATCCTATGATACGACGGATGCGCAGGTGCAGTTCGACACGCCTTCGGTTCGCACGTATTATGATTACGACAAGCCCACGATCGCCATTGATTCGTTGACGATCGATTCGACCAATTCACAAACCGTCAATAGCGATACCTACCTGATCAGCGGCAAAACCTTGCCCATCAATTTGGAATATTTCTCAACGTCTGAGTTCTCGGATGACGCAACGATTTCGATCTTCGTCGACACGGATTCAGAAGACTACGACGGCACCGTGATCGAGTCGCAGCTCAGCTACGATGGCGATGGCTCGGGAGGGACAATCTCGCGCTCGGTTGATTGGACGATTGAAAATATCGGCGAAGACCAGACCGACGAATATTACATGTATGCGCTGATCGACAACGGCCATCAGCAGATTACTTACTCGCATTACTATGGGCCGTTTAAGGTCTCGCCGTCGATTTATGGCAACGTTTACGACAGCATTCAGGGCGATGTGCTCGAAGGCTTCCGCGTTTATTTGGATGTCAACGGCGACTTGGATTACGACGCGGGCGTGGACCTGGCGGCGATCACCAACTCCAACGGAAATTATATTTTCGACAACGTGCCGGAGGGGGAGGCGACCGTTGGAGTAGTCATTCCCTATGGCTATGAGTCCAACACCAGTTCGCTCGACTTGATCACCACGACTTACGTGGATGGCGATTCGATCGAAGTCGACTTCGACATCAACTTGCTCGATTCGATCTCAGGTTATGTTTACGAAGACACCAACGAAGACGGCATCTTCGACGATGACGAAGTAGGGGTATCCGGGGTAACGCTTTACCTCGATGAAAACGGAAACGGCTCCTACGATAAGGGCGTCGATTTGGAAGTAGTGACGAATGCCGATGGGTTCTGGCGCTTTTATAATGTGGACATCGACAGCTCATACACGATCTACATTCTGGCGTATCCCTCGCAGCTTAGCAGTACTGACGACGCCTTTCTGGTCGTTGAAACCGACACGGAAACGATCCCCGACGACGATGCCAAGGCTTACAATGAATTCAGTGGTAATGATATTGGCGTGTATTCCGGCGCGACGGAAGAAGTCGGCGACCAGGATTACATGGCCTACATCCTGACTTATTATCCGGAGGGCGATGACGAATCGATCTCCAGCACTGCTGACCCCGACAACGATAGCCTGACCAATAAAATCGAGCAGCTCCTCGGCACCGATCCCAATAGCTACAACGGCACGCCGACGCCTGGCGTCGACTACGGGGAGGCCGACTCGACTGATGTGGTGTTGGTGTCGTTCACTCAGGTATCATCCAATCGCTACATAGTGCAGCTCTCGAACGACTTGGAAACTTGGGAAACCGTAGAAAGCTTCCGCGCGACATCGACCGAGCCAGTGGTCCTCGAAATCGAGTCCGATCTGGCCTCGGAGAGCGTGTTCGTCCGGCTGAAAATTCAGGACTAA